CTGTTGCATTTGAGTGTTGCAGGTAACTGTTAGAGTTGGGTAAACCATAAGTACTTaatcaatagggaaaaaaaaaaaaatctctcccagAAGTTTCTTAAAATGATTAGGATTTAAGATGTTTGGGAAATTgttcatgatttttgaaatttcaaattttcaagAACACCTTCTCTAGTGCTTCCTGAcactaaactaaactaaattgACTAATTCATACTTAACTCCTTTCAGACTAAAATACAGAGATTTCTAAGAGTAAtttaagggggtggggggtgggaagtcAAAGCTGTCAGGATGTTATTAgaatctttaatgaaaagaaagtcaCTTCCAGGGCAGAACTTGAAGACTGAAGTAACATTAAAAAGTTTGGTTGAAAATAACACTGTTGAAAATAAGAGAAGTTGAGATAAGGTCTTGCTTGGGTATTTAAAGAATACTATATACCAGTTCACAGTGGGAAAATAATGCCAAGGAAAATTACTAAACCGCAGAAAGCCCACTACAATCAATAGCAATACGAACGCACAGGATAAAAGAAGGATGgtgacagagcagagagaaaaagggacCTGGTTAGTGTACATTTGCAGCAGCACTCAGAGTACAGCCACAAGAAAGAGACTTACACCAGAGCCCAACACAGGGACAGATTCAGTGACCTTACAAATTAGCAAATCACTGGATCTTGATTTTCACTGTCAACTAGTCTTTGCTGATGTTCTAGGGTAGTATAAGCAGTCATCATCACAGCTTTTTAACTCAGAGTGTGGAAGTAATTCTCTGGCCTGGATTTAAGTTCAGAGGGTGACAGTTCTTTCAGAGGAAAGGGTGACTTTACCTTGAATGCTAGGGCACCAGGACAGGCCTGAGCACTGTGATCTCACActcctagacacacacacacgtaactaAGGGCTGCCAGAGGCACTCAGCCATCTGCTAGGCTCCCTATTAGAACAAAGCGCAGCCTAGGCCCACCAGATCACTTAAGGAAAAAAGTAGtaactgtctttaaaaaatgcttatttacTTGGAGGAGGGAGGCAATGCTCTGAAGTTGCACTTAATTTTCATCACTAGGGTTATAATAAACccctaaataaacaaaaaatctggaagaagatggaaatacaaaattattagGCTGTAACTATCATTAAGTCATGACAGTATCTTTCAAATATTGTACCCCTCCAGGGAGATAACCTCAAGTGCCCCATCATAAGACAGCACAAAACCACAAGAATTAGGAAGTGAAGAAAGAGGGCAAAATAGATCAGCTCTTCAAACATAAAGGGGAAGATAtgaaagtgaagaagaaaagcaagacTATACATGAAAAGACAGACCAGAAGTCAAGACCCCTGGATCTGGTCATATAACCCTGGGCCAGCTACCTAACTAATTAGTCAATGTATGCTATGGAATGGAAATAATATACATCCTGCCTATCTTATAAGGTCTCTCTGCAGGTCCAATAGGGTAAAATATGTTACAGCACCTTGAAAATTGTAAACCACAACACAAATGTAACGTAACAGTATTATTACTTAAGTTGTCCCTCATTtccaaagaaagaacaagaataCAGTAGCttcaacttaaaatatttttctttcctgtcagTTAACATTACAGTTACTGGTCCTTCTGGactctaaaataaacaaacaaaccaaaaaaaccccaaaaaaccaaaaaacacaccagcaaaagaaaaatcaattccagatttCTAGTCTTACTTTTCTAAAGGGAAATTCCTTTatatctctctcatttttttccctctaatattCAAGAGACCCAACTAAAAGGCTCTTCTGTATTCTTACCTTTTgaagctgcaggaacaaagggcCAGGAAGGAGAAAGCATCAGATAttgggaagaaatggaaaaaagaaaaggaatcacaTGTGGTTCTGTTACTGCAGACCAAGTCTTATCAATTACATATACAGATCTGAAGATGGTACCTTAAAGGCAGTGCCAGAATCCGTTTCAAGAGTATTATAAAAATGGGCCCAGACTGAGCTCTGTCACATTAATCTCATATTCCCCACAACTTATACTGACATAAAGTACCGATATGCAAAAAAAATACGGGGAAAAATACTTACAGGTAACAGTTCTCTTTCCAAACCCCCGCATCCCCAGAATACAGAAATAGCTTGTCCTCTTTGGAATAAGAAACCCCAGCTCTCTTCAACCCTGActcagggaagggaaagaaatgggAAACCCACTTGATGGATGTTCTAAGTCCTACACCGGCCCTTTGCACGAAAGAGGAAGGGACTCACTCTTGGTCTGGGCAGAGAAGGTAAGGGTAAGTTTGGCGAAAAGGTCATTGTTCTCAAAGCGGTCCTCCTTCACCTTTGTCCAAAAGCAGTCCTGGGAAAGGTCCTCAGCGACAAACTGTAGACACAAGCAGGTGTTAAAAGTTACTAAACTGAGCTTCGcacttttcattttagaaaactgATTAAGATGCAAAAGAGGCAGCTGGCTGGTTATTGCCAATGTCTTACTAGAATAAGACTAACCTGAGATACAGAGAATAGCTACGTAAGTCGTGGTGAGAACAGCAGGTGATGATTCTACTTTGTTTACTGGTGATTATTCAAGAAATACATCCAGTTATGCTGCTTATCCATCTAACCCCAAATCCTCTACTTTTGGAAGCATTATGGCTTTATTTTGCATCTTCCCTTGCTCTACATTAAATTTTCCCCATCAATGTGGCTAACTACCAAAGTTGTTCATTTTATGAACAAATCCCTAAGTTCCTTTATTGTAACTCAGTTTCCAGAAGCACAAGGCTGACACAGAATCACAGGGGTCTCACATAGTGGGAACAATACTGTGCCATGTAAACATATTCTGTGTAACTCACTGGGGGATGGTGGTAGGAGGTTGTATCCATAAATCCATGACTTTTGGATCGCAAAATTATCAGTACCTTGAAGACTGGTGAAATGACTATCATCAAATTGTGTATTATCACAGCACTCATACCCTCAGAGAAAAGGGCAACAGCATTAACTTACGGGTAAGTTTAGGTTTTGTAGCAGAGTACAGGGCTCAAAGAACTCTCCCAAGTGCTATCTGGAATATAGGACATGCCTAATATCTTTTGAACAAACATATGCATGATTGGAATTTGAAGACAGACAGGCGTGAACTGTTAAGAGAGGGAAAGCCAACCATGTACAAAATACAAAGTTGGAGACCAAAGTGTTTCTTAAAATCTGATGAAGAGATGGACAGAAATTCTCACCTTGGACCAATTTGGCCTCCGGAGCTGCACCTCTGGCTTGTAAAGTTTCTTTGCGGTTAATCCAAATGGCAGAACTGGGGCTGCAGGAACTCCAAATCCAAAAGGTAGAGGTGGAGGAATGCCAGGGCCTCCAGGAaatggagggggtggagggattccaccaggaagagggggagggggaggtagcATTCCTGGTCCTCCAGgcaagggaggaggaggtggggggatgcCAGCACCCCCAGgcaaaggagggggtggggggatgccAGCACCCCCAGgcaaaggagggggtggggggatggaagCACCCCCAGGcaaaggagggggtgggaggatgcAAGTACCCCCAGgcaaaggagggggtggggggatggaagCACCCCCAGgcaaaggagggggtggggggatggaagCACCCCCAGgcaaaggagggggtggggggatggaagCACCCCCAGgcaaaggagggggtggggggatggaagCACCCCCAGgcaaaggagggggtggggggatggaagCACCCCCAGgcaaaggagggggtggggggatgcaAGCAACCCCAggcaaaggaggaggaggaggtggtggtggtggagaagcAACGGTCCCACCCGCAGAAAGAGGGGGTTCAGAGGCTGTGCTAACCTCTCCTGGTAAAGAAGGGGGTGAGGGTAGAGTAACAGCGCCAGAGTCAGCAGGTAAAGGAGAGGCAAGGGGAGCAGTAGCACTGCTAGGAGGAGCCGCTGCAGTTACTGCAGCGGAAAGAGAAGCCATTTCTTTCTTGGCATCTTCCAGCTCCTTGGACAGCTTGGCAACCTACAGAAATAACATCAACAGGAATACTCCTCACTCCACTTCAGGGACCACTGGGGCTGGAATGGATCTAAGAAATTACTTAATCCCAAATTCTCATTTTACACAAGAAAGGAGTAAAAGGAGTCAGACAGCTGTAAGGCTCCACCTAACGTCACACAGCTATTCAGTGACAGAGCCAAAACTAGAATTCAGTCCTTCAGGCTCTTAGTCCAGCAAGCTCTGCATTAAAAAGGCAACTTCAACATTTATGTTAAACTCTCCCTTCgattagaaaatgcaaaaatcaaGTAAATCAAATATTCTAGTTACATAATTACAGTATGTGCTATACAAGTAATTATATAACCACATAAGTGATCAAGGTATCAGATATCACAGATCATTTCAATATCTGTAACTGCACCAAGTGTCTGGGGATAAATCTGactaaaataaggagaaaatcagCAAATATGAGAAGAGTTTACTTAATATTTACTCCTGAATTTATTAGAAGGCTATTATCTTTATTTCTGGGTAGCACTGtgactcattttattctttatggtgttctgtatttttccaaattttctatctCACGTATTACTTAACCCCAAAACAAAACggttaatgatttaaaaaatatgcacCGTCTACCTAGATTACCTATTAGTATCTGAACCCTCCCTGGGAGTAAGATGAAGAGTCCTGCTCCAATACAAGCTCATCCTGAGGCTGCTGATGGCAGTTACAGGTcactctgccctccctgctcgGACATTACCTCTCCTGTGAGCTGAGACACTTCTGCTTCCAGGTCCTGTTTCTCTGTGGCAATTTGTTGCTTTTCAGAATCCAATGCATCCTTTTCTCCCTGAAGGTCTTGGAGCTTCTGCTCAAAGTCACTTTCCATCTTTTTCATTTCCACCTGTAGCTCATGTCGGGCTGTTAACTCTGAGTCCAGCTAGAGGAGAAAGAAATCAGGCTCCCGGTAAGCTCTCCAACTCGGCAAGAAGCACACTGTTATTTCCCGTGGTTCACCGTTTTGTGCTAATCCTTGATCTACTGAGCTCACTGACCCAAGGAAtgcctgggaaaaaaaaaccgCCATGATTCTGACCCTAAAATCAAGGTTAAAGGAGGGGGAAGTCAGGGATTATTTCCATAGTCTATCTACActtgaattattaaaaaataaaacaaaacaaagattttaaagacatttaaccAGGACAGCTAAGGTGCACAATCCCAGCAGTCTCAAGGATCAAAAACTTATCAACAACAGGAGTCCTtaatcaaagagaaaaagagagttcAGACATATTTCAGTTCCTACTGTTTTGGATAAGAGGACTGAGAAGCTAAGCAAGCCCGAGTGCTGCCAATATTACACGAGTGTCACCTGTCTTTCCTCCTACTCAGGGGCCCAAGAACTGTGCAGACTCACGACTCACTAGCTCCTCACAAGCACGTCCATACTACTTTCTCTGCTGAGCAACCTATACCAGAAAGGTTCCCCCAGGAACTGCTACTGTGTGCTGAAAGCTTGTATAAAAATATCACACGTAAATgtttcacatttcacattttcaCGTGTTTCACatgtcagagaaattaaaatccttagataaaaaaagaaaaatataccccAATTATTTTTGATCTCTCATACATACCTTTTTTTCCAGCTCTGTAGCTTTGGCTTCAGACTTCTCCACCTTTGTTTTATCAATCATTTGATCTGAAAAGAAAGTGAAGAGTCAGGAAGTAAAGCTCCCAATTCTCGTCTTCCCCTCTCACTGCCTAAGCCTTTCCATATAACCGAAGGGCAGCCTTTGTTCCTTCTGTTTACTTTCCTTATCTTTCTTAATGTTTTGCATTAGACAAAGATACGGACTTTCAGTTAAGTTCAACATATAATTTCTGAGTACCTGTTACTGCAGTAAGGCCACCATGCTGGGTGGCACAGAGAATGCCTACAAGTAATACTTATCAATCTCTGAGACCAGCAGGAGTCACAGACAACAGCTGAAGTCCTTCAAAAGGTGGGGTAGTGTATaagtaatagattttttttaattatgcagAAATAAACTAAAGGCCTGTTTTTCTTAGCAGAGATATTAGTTATCACCTAAGAAAGGGCAGAAATGGAAAGACCAGAAGGCTACAAAGGTATCTtctctgaaattttcactgaaagaaAGATACAAAATGAAAGGTAGATGCAATGTTTTAAGGAACCAGATAGACGAATATGCTTACCAATCAATCCCTCGATATCAATCTGGAGGTGCCGGCACTTGAAGTCGGGGTCAGCCCCATTCTTGTGCAGAACTATCTGAGAAATACATTCTTCAATCAACTTATAGTACTGCGGtctacagaagaaaagaaacaaggttATTAAACGAAAACCAAAATACAATTTTGGTATTCAGGATCAATAAAAGTTAACTGCTTTGACAATAGCAGGACCTGAGGACAAATGTTGGAAAGACCTTTTCAGAAAATTAACAGAGTGTTGCTGCCATGCTAAGAAATCCCCCCTCTTCCCTGTCAGCTACCCCATCTACTTCAGAGAGTCAAAACTTCTTGGCCATCTGCCTCCCAGTGCACATCCTTTCCCACCTAAAATTCGGGCCGGATCCTGCCTGTGATAGACGGGACTATTACTGAATCTCTACTCTATTGCTTGAATCTTATGTTCCAACATGAAAAAACTTTTAATTGCTGCCTTCCTTTGCTATCATCTTCACCCCACCCACAACTGCACTCCAAAAGGAGGGCAGTTCACCTTATACACTCCGATCTCTTCCATAGAGACACCTTTCAGGTGGATTAAAGGGGCAACTGACAACTCCCTTTATATCTGAGACTAAAAAAATAACTCTAATccatgtttttgtcttttccttgtcCCTTTACAGACTACCTTCGAATTTAAGGGTTCTGCTCTCTCCACTTAGGCTCAAATTCAAAACTTCCCACAGGTATACCACCTTACCTGGCCTCGTAGTCATTTCGGACTAAGAGTAGGTGTTGCAGGATGGACAGGAAGTGTGGCTCTGCTTTTGAATCCTTCACTGTGTTTAAGAGAATCTGGAAGACTTCACTGAAGTCAGTGGAAAAGGAGACGAGGCTAAGGAAAGCATATATCTAGAAACTGCATTTGACAGGGAGCTTGTCCAAGTCTCagggaaagtagcaagatgaaactTCTATTCTAACAGCCATTCCTCCTGTAAATCCTGCCCAAAACTTTAAGCTCTATAAACTTCCTTTGGCCAGGGGAACCAGTGAGTTGGGTGGTACtatacacagaaatagaaaactcccCGTAT
This window of the Camelus dromedarius isolate mCamDro1 chromosome 3, mCamDro1.pat, whole genome shotgun sequence genome carries:
- the LOC105090799 gene encoding protein diaphanous homolog 1 isoform X3; this encodes MEPPGGGLGPGRGARDKKKGRSPDELPSAGGDGGKSKKFLERFTSMRIKKEKEKPNSAHRNSLSYGDDPTAQSLQDVSDEQVLVLFEQMLVDMNLNEEKQQPLREKDIIIKREMVSQYLHTSKAGMSQKESSRSAMMYIQELRSGLRDMPLLSCLESLRVSLNNNPVSWVQTFGAEGLASLLDILKRLHDEKEETAGSYDSRNKHEIIRCLKAFMNNKFGIKTMLETEEGILLLVRAMDPAVPNMMIDAAKLLSALCILPQPEDMNERVLEAMTERAEMDEVERFQPLLDGLKSGTSIALKVGCLQLINALITPAEELDFRVHIRSELMRLGLHQVLQDLREIENDDMRVQLTVFDEQGEEDSYDLKGRLDDIRMEMDDFSEVFQILLNTVKDSKAEPHFLSILQHLLLVRNDYEARPQYYKLIEECISQIVLHKNGADPDFKCRHLQIDIEGLIDQMIDKTKVEKSEAKATELEKKLDSELTARHELQVEMKKMESDFEQKLQDLQGEKDALDSEKQQIATEKQDLEAEVSQLTGEVAKLSKELEDAKKEMASLSAAVTAAAPPSSATAPLASPLPADSGAVTLPSPPSLPGEVSTASEPPLSAGGTVASPPPPPPPPPLPGVACIPPPPPLPGGASIPPPPPLPGGASIPPPPPLPGGASIPPPPPLPGGASIPPPPPLPGGASIPPPPPLPGGTCILPPPPLPGGASIPPPPPLPGGAGIPPPPPLPGGAGIPPPPPPLPGGPGMLPPPPPLPGGIPPPPPFPGGPGIPPPLPFGFGVPAAPVLPFGLTAKKLYKPEVQLRRPNWSKFVAEDLSQDCFWTKVKEDRFENNDLFAKLTLTFSAQTKSESLPLSCKGPV
- the LOC105090799 gene encoding protein diaphanous homolog 1 isoform X2, whose protein sequence is MEPPGGGLGPGRGARDKKKGRSPDELPSAGGDGGKSKKFTLKRLMADELERFTSMRIKKEKEKPNSAHRNSLSYGDDPTAQSLQDVSDEQVLVLFEQMLVDMNLNEEKQQPLREKDIIIKREMVSQYLHTSKAGMSQKESSRSAMMYIQELRSGLRDMPLLSCLESLRVSLNNNPVSWVQTFGAEGLASLLDILKRLHDEKEETAGYDSRNKHEIIRCLKAFMNNKFGIKTMLETEEGILLLVRAMDPAVPNMMIDAAKLLSALCILPQPEDMNERVLEAMTERAEMDEVERFQPLLDGLKSGTSIALKVGCLQLINALITPAEELDFRVHIRSELMRLGLHQVLQDLREIENDDMRVQLTVFDEQGEEDSYDLKGRLDDIRMEMDDFSEVFQILLNTVKDSKAEPHFLSILQHLLLVRNDYEARPQYYKLIEECISQIVLHKNGADPDFKCRHLQIDIEGLIDQMIDKTKVEKSEAKATELEKKLDSELTARHELQVEMKKMESDFEQKLQDLQGEKDALDSEKQQIATEKQDLEAEVSQLTGEVAKLSKELEDAKKEMASLSAAVTAAAPPSSATAPLASPLPADSGAVTLPSPPSLPGEVSTASEPPLSAGGTVASPPPPPPPPPLPGVACIPPPPPLPGGASIPPPPPLPGGASIPPPPPLPGGASIPPPPPLPGGASIPPPPPLPGGASIPPPPPLPGGTCILPPPPLPGGASIPPPPPLPGGAGIPPPPPLPGGAGIPPPPPPLPGGPGMLPPPPPLPGGIPPPPPFPGGPGIPPPLPFGFGVPAAPVLPFGLTAKKLYKPEVQLRRPNWSKFVAEDLSQDCFWTKVKEDRFENNDLFAKLTLTFSAQTKSESLPLSCKGPV
- the LOC105090799 gene encoding protein diaphanous homolog 1 isoform X1, which encodes MEPPGGGLGPGRGARDKKKGRSPDELPSAGGDGGKSKKFTLKRLMADELERFTSMRIKKEKEKPNSAHRNSLSYGDDPTAQSLQDVSDEQVLVLFEQMLVDMNLNEEKQQPLREKDIIIKREMVSQYLHTSKAGMSQKESSRSAMMYIQELRSGLRDMPLLSCLESLRVSLNNNPVSWVQTFGAEGLASLLDILKRLHDEKEETAGSYDSRNKHEIIRCLKAFMNNKFGIKTMLETEEGILLLVRAMDPAVPNMMIDAAKLLSALCILPQPEDMNERVLEAMTERAEMDEVERFQPLLDGLKSGTSIALKVGCLQLINALITPAEELDFRVHIRSELMRLGLHQVLQDLREIENDDMRVQLTVFDEQGEEDSYDLKGRLDDIRMEMDDFSEVFQILLNTVKDSKAEPHFLSILQHLLLVRNDYEARPQYYKLIEECISQIVLHKNGADPDFKCRHLQIDIEGLIDQMIDKTKVEKSEAKATELEKKLDSELTARHELQVEMKKMESDFEQKLQDLQGEKDALDSEKQQIATEKQDLEAEVSQLTGEVAKLSKELEDAKKEMASLSAAVTAAAPPSSATAPLASPLPADSGAVTLPSPPSLPGEVSTASEPPLSAGGTVASPPPPPPPPPLPGVACIPPPPPLPGGASIPPPPPLPGGASIPPPPPLPGGASIPPPPPLPGGASIPPPPPLPGGASIPPPPPLPGGTCILPPPPLPGGASIPPPPPLPGGAGIPPPPPLPGGAGIPPPPPPLPGGPGMLPPPPPLPGGIPPPPPFPGGPGIPPPLPFGFGVPAAPVLPFGLTAKKLYKPEVQLRRPNWSKFVAEDLSQDCFWTKVKEDRFENNDLFAKLTLTFSAQTKSESLPLSCKGPV